The following are encoded together in the Maniola jurtina chromosome 27, ilManJurt1.1, whole genome shotgun sequence genome:
- the LOC123879006 gene encoding ATP-dependent zinc metalloprotease YME1L produces MFSLNSINTQNQILVSFSQLSSRYSSLFRHRKQSNARNKDVKGKEGSTAVYDATICLDSLEESLRHFDKNALAEMRNIDVRSVVTLAGSSRSAIKQLPTPKSAKKVSYISSDSFEKNKNGWLESPSVTVDFRGKNTRLSFTDNFVGLLSRSIQNNKFNYNIQVRGFKTERSIHADLKRNPNLINRLRKFLGLNVAEPTDKQANLNPDVAPRLEKLLSEHTVLTHQQKDKIKIAFAEGYLAGSHPDNVRGTKASKYLKLVQQLLTIVLFLAIFVSLMASVSGTVFRIQLGNQVEVDPEDISVTFDDVKGADEAKQELKDVVEFLKSPEKFSSLGGKLPKGVLLVGPPGTGKTLLARAVAGEARVPFFHAAGPEFDEILVGQGARRVRDLFKAAKERAPCVIFIDEIDSVGAKRTNSVLHPYANQTINQLLSEMDGFHQNEGVIVLGATNRRDDLDQALLRPGRFDVEVSVPIPDYGGRLEILRLYVARVAATPDLDVEALARGTTGFTGADLESMVNQAALKAAIEGAKTVSMSHLEEARDKVLMGPARRCRLPDDEANAITACHEGGHAVVAYYTKDSHPLHKVTIIPRGPSLGHTAYIPAKERYHVTKQQLLAMMDTMMGGRAAEELVFGPEKITSGASSDLKQATSIACHMVREWGMSEKVGLRTMESPRANPEQLGPYTNELVDAEIKKILSESYERAKAILRAHAKEHKALSDALLKYETLDAEDIKAIMSGDKVKSDKQRTSKEAPSTQGSPVGSGLLGQPVPVPA; encoded by the exons ATGTTCTCACTGAATTCTATAAACACTCAAAACCAG ATTCTAGTTAGTTTTAGCCAGTTATCGTCGCGTTATTCAAGTCTATTCAGACATAGGAAGCAAAGTAACGCTAGAAACAAGGATGTGAAGGGAAAAGAAGGTTCTACAGCTGTGTATGATGCAACAATTTGTCTGGACAGTTTGGAAGAATCTTTACGCCATTTCGATAAGAATGCTTTGGCTGAGATGCGGAACATCGACGTAAGATCCGTCGTAACGCTCGCCGGATCTTCTAGAAGTGCAATAAAACAGTTGCCAACCCCAAAATCAGCAAAAAAAGTGTCCTACATATCGTCAGATTCctttgagaaaaataaaaatggttgGCTGGAATCCCCATCGGTTACAGTTGATTTCCGTGGAAAGAACACCAGATTAAGCTTCACAGATAACTTTGTGGGGCTTCTGTCAAGGAGTATACAGAATAATAAGTTTAATTATAACATTCAAGTCCGAGGTTTTAAGACAGAGAGAAGTATTCACGCTGATTTGAAGAGGAACCCTAACCTTATTAATAGACTGCGTAAGTTTCTGG GTCTAAACGTCGCTGAGCCCACAGACAAGCAAGCCAATTTGAATCCAGATGTGGCTCCAAGACTGGAGAAACTGCTCAGCGAGCACACAGTGCTCACTCACCAGCAAAAAGACAAGATTAAGATTGCCTTCGCTGAGGGGTATCTAGCAG gaTCGCATCCAGACAACGTCCGTGGCACCAAAGCATCCAAATACCTGAAGTTGGTGCAACAGCTGCTGACCATAGTGCTGTTCCTGGCCATATTCGTCAGTCTGATGGCCTCCGTCAGCGGAACTGTCTTCCG GATTCAACTGGGGAACCAGGTGGAGGTGGATCCTGAAGACATCTCCGTCACCTTCGACGACGTCAAGGGCGCTGACGAGGCTAAACAGGAGCTGAAGGACGTG GTGGAATTCTTGAAATCCCCGGAGAAGTTCTCGTCCCTGGGGGGAAAGCTCCCCAAGGGGGTGCTGCTGGTGGGTCCTCCAGGAACTGGGAAGACTCTGTTGGCTCGAGCGGTGGCTGGTGAGGCGAGGGTGCCTTTCTTCCATGCTGCAGGGCCTGAGTTTGATGAGATTCTAGTGGGGCAGGGTGCTCGCAGAGTGAGGGATTTGTTCA aggCAGCTAAGGAGCGCGCTCCGTGCGTTATCTTCATAGATGAGATAGATTCTGTCGGTGCTAAGAGAACCAATAGTGTGTTGCATCCTTATGCCAATCAG ACAATCAACCAACTGTTGTCAGAAATGGACGGATTCCACCAGAATGAGGGTGTGATAGTCCTCGGAGCCACCAACCGTAGAGATGACCTGGACCAGGCCTTGTTGAGACCTGGAAGATTCGATGTTGAG GTATCAGTTCCTATTCCTGACTATGGAGGTCGTCTGGAGATACTGCGGCTGTACGTGGCCAGGGTGGCTGCCACCCCGGACCTGGACGTGGAAGCCCTGGCCAGAGGAACCACCGGCTTCACGGGAGCTGACCTCGAGAGCATGGTCAACCAGGCAGCACTCAA ggCAGCAATAGAAGGTGCAAAAACTGTGAGCATGTCCCATCTAGAGGAAGCCCGGGATAAAGTTCTGATGGGACCAGCGAGAAGATGCAGATTACCTGATGATGAAGCCAACGCCATCACGGCCTGCCACGAGGGCGGGCATGCGGTCGTGGCTTACTATACTAAG gattcGCATCCATTACACAAGGTCACAATTATACCTAGAGGTCCTTCACTCGGTCATACCGCATACATACCTGCTAAGGAAAG ATACCACGTCACAAAACAACAGCTACTAGCCATGATGGACACAATGATGGGAGGCAGAGCGGCGGAAGAACTTGTTTTTGGACCTGAAAAAATTACTTCCG GCGCGTCGTCAGACCTCAAGCAAGCGACCTCAATAGCATGTCACATGGTGCGCGAGTGGGGCATGTCGGAGAAGGTGGGGCTCCGCACCATGGAGTCCCCCAGAGCCAACCCTGAACAACTCGGACCTTATACCAACGAGCTG GTGGATGCtgaaattaaaaagattttatcaGAGAGCTACGAGCGTGCGAAGGCGATCTTACGCGCTCACGCAAAGGAGCACAAGGCGTTATCCGATGCCTTACTCAA